A single window of Terriglobales bacterium DNA harbors:
- the tuf gene encoding elongation factor Tu (EF-Tu; promotes GTP-dependent binding of aminoacyl-tRNA to the A-site of ribosomes during protein biosynthesis; when the tRNA anticodon matches the mRNA codon, GTP hydrolysis results; the inactive EF-Tu-GDP leaves the ribosome and release of GDP is promoted by elongation factor Ts; many prokaryotes have two copies of the gene encoding EF-Tu) → TEMVMPGDNVPLTVELITPVAMEKGLRFAIREGGHTVGAGTISEVLDIGK, encoded by the coding sequence ACGGAGATGGTGATGCCGGGAGACAACGTGCCGCTGACGGTCGAGCTGATCACGCCGGTGGCCATGGAGAAGGGCTTGCGCTTCGCCATCCGCGAAGGCGGACACACGGTGGGCGCCGGCACCATCTCGGAAGTGCTGGACATAGGGAAGTAA